From one Phocaeicola salanitronis DSM 18170 genomic stretch:
- a CDS encoding 5'-methylthioadenosine/adenosylhomocysteine nucleosidase, protein MKIGIITAMSSEQKQLANQLDNKTEHREGPFSYIEGTVKNNTHILMQCGIGKVNAAAGTVELIRNFQPDCIISTGVAGGIDSELNVMDVVVSRQIVYHDVWCGEGNAYGQVQGFPTFFRGDDTLYNCALSLDTETPIHGGLICTGDKFITDRTELNAIKQNFPEGLAVDMESAAIAQVCHLYRVPFISFRIISDTPGADKHLEQYKNFWGEIADNSFRVTETFLKALPNKL, encoded by the coding sequence ATGAAAATAGGAATCATCACCGCCATGTCTTCCGAGCAGAAGCAACTGGCAAACCAACTGGACAATAAAACGGAACATCGTGAGGGACCTTTCTCTTACATCGAAGGAACGGTAAAGAACAACACGCACATCCTGATGCAATGTGGCATCGGAAAAGTAAATGCAGCCGCCGGAACGGTAGAGCTCATCCGCAATTTCCAACCCGACTGCATTATCAGCACCGGAGTGGCGGGAGGCATTGACAGCGAACTGAATGTAATGGATGTAGTGGTAAGCCGCCAAATCGTGTACCACGACGTGTGGTGCGGCGAAGGAAATGCCTACGGACAAGTACAGGGTTTCCCCACTTTCTTCCGGGGTGACGACACCTTATATAATTGCGCGCTCTCGCTCGATACCGAAACGCCGATTCACGGCGGACTGATTTGCACGGGCGATAAGTTCATCACCGACCGCACGGAACTGAATGCCATCAAGCAGAACTTCCCCGAAGGACTTGCGGTCGATATGGAATCGGCTGCCATTGCCCAAGTATGCCATCTCTACCGCGTGCCTTTCATCAGTTTCCGTATCATCAGCGATACGCCGGGAGCGGACAAACACTTGGAACAATACAAGAACTTCTGGGGCGAAATAGCCGATAACTCGTTCCGTGTGACCGAAACCTTCCTGAAAGCATTACCGAACAAACTTTAA
- a CDS encoding YfhO family protein: protein MNELKKLLPDVAAVVLFIAISFAYFYPAVFEGRILAQHDAVAGIGAGREHQEYHQKHGKVTRWTNSLFSGMPTYQLAPGYDSSRTLNTVQDLYHLYLPTYVWYVFVMLLGFYILLRAFNFKVWMAALGAVIWAFSSYFFIIIAAGHIWKFVTLAYIPPTIAGMVLAYRGKYWAGGIVTALFAALQIVSNHLQMTYYFLFVMLFMAIAFGVKAWKEKAFPRFLKATGVLALAGVLAVCINLSNLYHTYQYSKESMRGKSELVKPQSADQTGSGLERSYITQWSYGIGETFSLLVPNVKGGASVPLAQNERAMSKANPVYSGLYSQLGQYWGEQPGTSGPVYVGAFVMFLFILGCFIVKGPMKWALLGGTVFSILLSWGKNFMGLTDFFIDYVPMYNKFRAVSSILVIAEFTIPLLAMLTLKQIVERPELLREKAKAFFVSLGLTGGLSLLFAIAPRVFFPSYVSTMEMNALQNALPAEHLAPVLMNLEEMRVSIFTADAWRSFCVILAGVALLLMYVRGKLKSTALILSLAALCLLDMWTVNKRYLYDAQFVAKGTEMKPFAQPSETDKAILKDTTYYRVLNLSTNTFNENETSYWHKSIGGYHAAKLRRYQELIEAYIQGEMGNLFSELPQTGGDMSALDPDRIRILNMLNAKYFIFPLQGGGTMPVQNPYAMGNAWFVDDVRYVGNANEELDSLAAVDLRKTAVVNLQFAEQVKAPSQASVADSTRSITFKHYEPNELTYEISSQAGGTVVFSEIYYPEWQAFVDGEEVPVGRADYVLRAINVPAGKHTVRLLFEPKSVAITETIAYCALGILLAGAIVLVVLRLRRRG, encoded by the coding sequence ATGAATGAATTAAAGAAACTTCTTCCGGATGTGGCGGCGGTTGTGCTTTTCATAGCGATTTCGTTTGCTTACTTCTATCCGGCGGTGTTCGAGGGGCGCATCTTGGCGCAACACGATGCGGTAGCGGGTATCGGAGCCGGACGCGAACATCAGGAATATCATCAGAAACACGGAAAGGTGACCCGTTGGACGAACTCGCTGTTCAGCGGAATGCCTACATATCAGCTGGCTCCGGGATATGATTCGAGCCGTACGCTGAACACGGTGCAAGACCTGTATCATTTGTATTTGCCCACGTATGTATGGTACGTGTTTGTGATGTTGTTGGGATTTTACATCCTGCTTCGTGCATTTAATTTCAAAGTCTGGATGGCGGCATTGGGAGCGGTTATATGGGCGTTCTCCTCGTATTTCTTCATTATCATAGCCGCCGGGCATATCTGGAAATTCGTCACGCTTGCCTACATACCGCCTACCATTGCGGGAATGGTGCTGGCGTATCGCGGCAAGTATTGGGCAGGAGGTATCGTCACCGCGCTTTTCGCCGCACTTCAGATAGTGTCGAACCACTTGCAGATGACGTATTACTTCCTCTTCGTAATGCTCTTTATGGCAATCGCGTTCGGCGTGAAGGCATGGAAGGAAAAGGCTTTCCCCCGCTTCCTGAAGGCAACGGGCGTGCTGGCGTTGGCGGGCGTGCTGGCGGTATGCATTAACCTGTCGAACCTTTATCACACCTACCAATACAGTAAGGAGAGTATGCGTGGCAAGAGCGAGCTGGTGAAGCCGCAGTCTGCCGACCAGACCGGAAGCGGGCTGGAGCGCAGTTACATTACGCAATGGAGCTATGGCATCGGCGAAACCTTCTCGCTGCTCGTGCCGAACGTGAAAGGCGGAGCCTCCGTACCCTTGGCACAGAACGAGCGGGCGATGAGCAAAGCCAATCCGGTGTATTCAGGCCTGTACAGCCAGTTGGGGCAATATTGGGGCGAACAGCCGGGCACGTCGGGACCGGTCTATGTAGGCGCTTTTGTGATGTTTCTTTTTATATTGGGCTGCTTCATTGTAAAGGGCCCGATGAAGTGGGCGTTGCTGGGCGGAACCGTATTCTCTATCCTGCTTTCGTGGGGAAAGAACTTTATGGGGCTGACCGATTTCTTCATCGACTATGTGCCGATGTACAATAAGTTCCGTGCCGTTTCGTCTATCCTCGTCATAGCCGAATTCACCATACCTTTATTGGCGATGCTGACGCTGAAACAGATAGTGGAGCGCCCTGAATTGCTGCGCGAGAAGGCAAAAGCGTTCTTCGTCAGTCTGGGGCTTACGGGGGGCTTGTCGCTATTGTTTGCCATCGCGCCCCGCGTATTCTTCCCTTCGTATGTATCGACGATGGAAATGAACGCGTTGCAGAACGCGCTTCCCGCCGAACATCTGGCGCCTGTCCTGATGAACCTCGAAGAAATGCGTGTCAGCATCTTCACCGCTGACGCCTGGCGCAGCTTCTGTGTCATTCTGGCGGGTGTGGCACTGCTGTTGATGTATGTGCGCGGAAAACTGAAATCCACCGCCCTCATCCTTTCGCTGGCGGCTCTCTGCCTGCTCGATATGTGGACGGTGAACAAGCGTTATCTGTACGATGCGCAGTTTGTGGCGAAAGGCACCGAGATGAAACCTTTCGCGCAGCCTTCGGAAACCGACAAGGCGATTCTGAAGGATACCACGTATTATCGGGTGCTGAACCTATCAACCAATACCTTCAATGAAAACGAGACTTCTTATTGGCACAAAAGCATCGGGGGATATCACGCCGCCAAGCTCCGCCGCTATCAGGAGCTTATTGAAGCGTACATCCAGGGCGAAATGGGTAATCTCTTTTCTGAACTTCCTCAGACGGGAGGCGACATGTCGGCGCTCGACCCCGATCGCATACGTATCTTGAATATGCTGAACGCGAAATATTTCATCTTCCCCTTGCAGGGCGGAGGCACGATGCCTGTGCAGAACCCATACGCAATGGGCAACGCCTGGTTTGTAGACGATGTGCGTTATGTGGGCAATGCCAATGAAGAGCTGGACAGCCTTGCAGCAGTTGACTTACGCAAGACAGCCGTAGTTAATCTTCAGTTTGCCGAGCAAGTAAAAGCTCCTTCACAAGCATCGGTTGCCGATTCGACACGCAGCATTACGTTCAAGCATTACGAACCGAACGAACTGACGTACGAAATCAGTTCACAAGCCGGAGGTACGGTGGTGTTCTCCGAGATTTATTATCCCGAATGGCAGGCCTTTGTCGATGGCGAGGAAGTCCCCGTAGGCAGAGCCGACTACGTGCTTCGTGCCATCAACGTCCCTGCCGGGAAGCATACCGTCCGTTTGCTTTTCGAGCCGAAATCGGTTGCCATTACCGAGACCATCGCTTATTGTGCCTTGGGCATCCTGCTCGCAGGTGCCATTGTGCTGGTTGTGCTCCGCCTGCGGAGGCGCGGGTGA